One window of Alkaliphilus metalliredigens QYMF genomic DNA carries:
- a CDS encoding iron chaperone — translation MHFAAFKNRIGFYPAPSGIEAFKHELSEYTGGKGAVQFPIEKPLPYKLVIEIVKFRVAENIKLTVS, via the coding sequence GTGCATTTTGCTGCTTTTAAAAACCGTATTGGATTTTATCCAGCACCTAGTGGAATTGAGGCATTCAAGCATGAATTATCAGAGTATACAGGAGGAAAAGGAGCAGTTCAATTCCCTATAGAAAAGCCACTGCCATATAAATTAGTAATTGAGATAGTTAAATTTAGAGTTGCTGAGAATATAAAACTAACCGTCTCCTAA
- a CDS encoding ABC transporter ATP-binding protein: MASVNLKHVIKKFEGNVVAVADFNLDIEDKEFIIFVGPSGCGKTTTLRMIAGLEEITQGEISIDGRLVNDVQSKDRDIAMVFQNYALYPHMTVFENMAYSLKLRKTPKDEIKASVYEAAKILDIEQFLDRKPKALSGGQRQRVALGRAIVRRPKVFLMDEPMSNLDAKLRGQMRTEISKLHRELQTTFIYVTHDQTEAMTMGTRIVVMKDGYIQQVNTPQTVYEKPDNLFVAGFIGSPQMNFMEVLVEKFGEEVHLKFGRNSIKLPYEKARKLEELDYIGKEVIMGVRPENVFDEQRYLDSLADCVVEAEVEVVEMLGSEIHLHVKIEDTGFIARVNPKKQIKVGDTIRLALDPSKVHIFDRETEKTITN, translated from the coding sequence ATGGCCAGTGTAAATTTAAAACATGTGATAAAAAAATTTGAAGGTAATGTTGTTGCAGTTGCGGATTTCAATCTGGATATTGAAGATAAGGAATTTATCATTTTTGTTGGTCCTTCCGGCTGCGGAAAGACTACTACACTTAGGATGATTGCAGGGTTAGAAGAAATAACCCAAGGAGAAATATCGATAGACGGTAGGCTGGTGAACGACGTACAATCTAAAGACAGGGATATTGCTATGGTTTTCCAGAACTATGCGCTGTATCCCCATATGACTGTTTTTGAAAACATGGCGTACAGCTTGAAGTTAAGAAAAACCCCAAAAGATGAAATCAAAGCAAGTGTATATGAAGCTGCTAAAATACTTGACATAGAGCAATTTCTTGACAGAAAACCAAAGGCGCTATCTGGAGGTCAGAGGCAAAGGGTGGCACTGGGTCGTGCAATTGTACGCAGACCAAAGGTATTCCTCATGGATGAACCGATGTCAAACCTGGACGCGAAATTGAGGGGCCAGATGAGGACTGAAATCAGCAAGCTTCACAGAGAGCTACAAACAACCTTCATATATGTTACTCATGATCAGACAGAAGCCATGACAATGGGGACACGGATTGTTGTGATGAAGGACGGGTATATCCAACAAGTTAATACGCCACAAACTGTTTACGAAAAGCCTGATAATTTGTTTGTGGCCGGATTTATAGGAAGTCCTCAGATGAACTTCATGGAAGTCCTGGTAGAGAAATTCGGAGAGGAAGTACATCTGAAATTTGGCAGAAATAGCATAAAGTTGCCCTATGAAAAGGCAAGGAAGCTAGAGGAACTGGATTATATAGGCAAGGAAGTAATCATGGGAGTCAGGCCTGAAAATGTATTTGATGAGCAGAGATACCTTGATTCACTTGCAGATTGTGTTGTAGAAGCAGAGGTAGAAGTTGTTGAAATGCTTGGTTCTGAAATTCATTTGCATGTAAAAATTGAAGATACCGGCTTTATTGCAAGAGTTAATCCTAAAAAACAGATAAAAGTAGGGGATACCATAAGACTCGCATTAGATCCCAGTAAAGTCCATATTTTTGACAGAGAAACGGAAAAAACAATTACGAACTAA
- a CDS encoding M56 family metallopeptidase, whose amino-acid sequence MNLLQMSVSAGILILMVVVIRGLAINRLPKTTFIVLWGIALSRLIIPFSIPSKFGLYNVINRLKEKFALEVGGTNSNDARVFIYGNTEYVEAVNKPWYIEPMMILWIAGIALLALFFVVSFYRSYREIRTALPIKGNNLIDKWLSEQKTNRLIRILVSDKVTTPLTYGILKPKIILPKSMDYSNELEVRYILAHECIHIKRFDALWKLLLIIALCLHWFNPMVWVLYVLMNRDLEIACDEEVIKLFGESTKSHYALSLIEMAEGRTKCTPLYSSFSKNATEERIVSIMKFKKTSVLSLMLTFILVAGATLVFGESTETKAPHLYRVIQTDNGRFRFELNEEGMVTLKDVDDRVISRTPIGGDGEDILIYSSGENPKILKLNIPKHIQGKRVLIYNPEILSGTEGADVENRININATNMLSDLYPIRYNFK is encoded by the coding sequence ATGAATCTGTTGCAAATGAGTGTCTCAGCCGGCATTCTTATTCTGATGGTTGTTGTTATAAGAGGACTTGCCATTAACAGGCTACCTAAAACAACCTTTATTGTACTTTGGGGAATTGCTTTATCTAGATTGATCATTCCTTTTTCCATTCCTTCAAAATTTGGTCTGTATAACGTGATTAATCGCTTAAAGGAAAAATTTGCACTAGAAGTCGGAGGGACAAATAGCAACGATGCAAGAGTGTTTATCTATGGAAATACAGAATATGTGGAGGCAGTGAATAAACCTTGGTACATAGAACCCATGATGATACTTTGGATTGCGGGTATCGCTTTGCTTGCTCTATTTTTTGTCGTATCCTTTTATAGAAGCTATAGAGAAATTAGAACAGCGTTGCCAATTAAAGGGAATAATTTGATTGACAAATGGTTGAGTGAGCAAAAGACAAATCGACTCATTAGAATTCTAGTATCCGATAAAGTGACAACACCCCTCACCTATGGCATACTAAAGCCTAAAATTATACTTCCAAAGTCTATGGATTACAGCAACGAACTGGAAGTCAGATATATTCTTGCTCATGAATGTATACATATTAAGCGATTTGATGCTCTATGGAAGCTTTTACTGATCATTGCACTATGCTTACATTGGTTCAACCCTATGGTATGGGTATTGTATGTGTTAATGAATAGAGATTTGGAGATTGCCTGCGATGAGGAGGTAATCAAACTATTCGGTGAGAGCACAAAATCTCATTATGCGTTATCCTTAATTGAAATGGCGGAAGGTAGAACTAAATGTACCCCTTTATATAGCAGTTTCAGCAAAAATGCCACTGAAGAAAGAATCGTGTCTATTATGAAATTTAAGAAAACATCAGTACTTAGTCTGATGCTAACATTTATACTTGTGGCAGGAGCAACATTAGTGTTTGGTGAAAGTACTGAAACCAAAGCGCCTCACTTATATAGAGTAATTCAAACAGATAATGGTAGGTTCAGATTCGAGCTTAATGAAGAGGGAATGGTTACTTTAAAAGATGTTGATGATAGAGTAATTAGCAGGACGCCTATAGGTGGTGATGGTGAGGATATCCTTATTTACAGCAGTGGAGAGAATCCTAAAATATTGAAACTAAATATTCCTAAACATATTCAAGGAAAACGTGTTTTAATCTATAACCCAGAGATACTGTCAGGAACGGAGGGGGCAGATGTTGAAAATAGAATAAATATAAATGCTACGAATATGCTATCTGACTTATACCCAATCAGATATAACTTTAAATAG
- a CDS encoding BlaI/MecI/CopY family transcriptional regulator, translated as MKIKLFDSELKVMEVLWREGNLTAGQLALILKEETGWNRNTTYTVIKKCIDKDAIERLEPNFICRALLSKEEIQEQETEELINKMFDGSTEMFFATFVNEKNLTKEQIDKLKKIVDKLK; from the coding sequence ATGAAAATTAAATTATTCGATTCCGAACTAAAGGTGATGGAAGTGCTATGGAGAGAAGGTAATTTGACGGCAGGTCAGCTTGCCCTTATTTTAAAAGAAGAAACAGGTTGGAATAGAAATACCACCTATACTGTCATCAAAAAATGTATTGACAAAGATGCCATTGAAAGATTGGAACCTAATTTTATATGCAGGGCGCTGCTCTCCAAGGAAGAGATCCAGGAGCAGGAAACAGAAGAACTGATTAACAAAATGTTTGATGGATCTACAGAAATGTTCTTTGCGACATTTGTTAATGAAAAAAACCTAACGAAAGAGCAAATTGACAAATTAAAAAAAATTGTTGATAAGTTGAAGTGA
- a CDS encoding extracellular solute-binding protein, whose protein sequence is MLKKIMCLLMVVMITVSLAACGMGNSNVSQQQSVDTYSEMEIGIHSDLMWPGGGRVNSQNQLVIFDRGYGTNSGFVTLDQEGNPVGDSISFLGNVRAFTLDEEDNIYAVTAETQGDNTSQKLTVISPQGDTLKTVDLGTVSNTGSSGSVRMQSMGFSDIAVDGNGNIYISDPSKSIQVLDKEGQPVKTLGSEGYESIDIDSEGNIIAASLIMGKRSIEKLDASTGNPIWSIDLSGQNSSGISMMGVNRIRFSKEDESIYYLTSQDITKYDSSGNLMGTAIDFKSYTIMASGYNISDMSIDGEGNIYVSTTSVPADPGRINMGSGGNTPNTQDTPDSNSSDQPVMKGGASEATVDSADFIKYELYKYSIQSGDSIVQTQEVITISVPGSNRALEVAAGQFQRENPGYRIDIQTYPSDDYETYITNLNTQILSGKGPDIISVAGLQYENYISRNILVDLSEMMASDNSFDMNKYHTNIFDALKSNGSLYVLPIEFTFNVLMANQGILNQESIIIDDSEWTWNDFKSIAEKVTQKSDSNGSRAALPSVSSMELLNLFTGDSYSNYIDVDRKNANFTSPNFVDLLNTIKAFDDGSLTDSSVKNHMISILEAAGRESIVFYPYSISGYNMYGFMKAAFKEQLSLYNMPSGGGPSGGTFSSNSMYAINRNSEYVSESWEFLKTLLSDEIQSQEMQGGAMQGGAGQSQQAMGGFSVNKAAQQQKAQQAVALSQSGNAKMMLRSGDSSITVSQALMSQTDIDYINEFISGLRTYANVDTNISRIVQDETRSFFSGDKSVEETTRLMQDRVNTYLGE, encoded by the coding sequence GATACATATTCAGAAATGGAAATAGGAATTCATTCAGACCTTATGTGGCCAGGGGGGGGCCGAGTTAATTCTCAAAACCAACTGGTGATTTTTGACAGGGGCTATGGAACAAATTCTGGATTTGTAACCTTAGATCAGGAAGGTAACCCAGTAGGTGATTCAATCAGCTTTTTGGGAAATGTCAGAGCATTTACCCTTGATGAAGAGGACAACATTTATGCGGTGACAGCAGAAACCCAAGGTGACAATACTTCACAAAAACTTACAGTAATCAGTCCCCAAGGAGATACCCTAAAGACTGTTGACCTTGGGACCGTTTCAAATACCGGAAGTAGCGGAAGTGTCAGAATGCAAAGTATGGGTTTTTCTGATATCGCAGTAGATGGTAATGGGAATATTTACATATCAGATCCTTCAAAGAGTATTCAAGTCCTTGACAAGGAGGGACAGCCGGTAAAAACCTTGGGATCCGAAGGATACGAAAGTATTGATATCGATTCCGAGGGTAATATTATTGCAGCAAGCCTCATCATGGGGAAGAGAAGTATTGAAAAATTAGATGCTTCAACGGGCAATCCCATTTGGTCCATTGATTTATCAGGTCAGAATTCAAGTGGAATCTCTATGATGGGAGTCAATAGAATTAGGTTTTCAAAAGAGGATGAAAGTATATACTATCTAACTAGCCAAGACATTACCAAATATGATTCCTCGGGAAACCTCATGGGGACTGCTATAGATTTCAAATCCTACACCATTATGGCCAGCGGATATAATATTTCTGATATGAGTATTGATGGCGAGGGCAATATCTATGTGTCCACTACATCGGTACCTGCAGACCCAGGGAGAATCAACATGGGATCTGGAGGAAATACTCCAAATACCCAAGATACCCCAGATAGTAATTCTTCTGACCAACCTGTGATGAAAGGTGGGGCTAGTGAAGCAACCGTTGATTCTGCAGACTTTATAAAATATGAATTGTATAAGTACTCAATACAGAGTGGAGACAGCATCGTACAAACTCAAGAAGTCATTACGATTTCAGTTCCTGGATCCAATAGAGCACTTGAAGTAGCAGCAGGCCAATTCCAGCGGGAGAACCCTGGGTACAGGATTGATATACAGACATATCCAAGTGATGACTATGAAACCTATATAACAAATCTGAATACCCAAATACTTTCGGGAAAGGGACCTGATATTATATCCGTGGCTGGGCTGCAATATGAGAACTATATTTCTAGAAACATACTGGTAGATTTAAGCGAGATGATGGCTAGTGACAATAGCTTCGACATGAACAAATACCACACTAACATTTTTGATGCTTTGAAATCCAATGGAAGCCTGTATGTACTGCCCATCGAATTTACATTCAATGTTTTAATGGCCAATCAAGGAATCCTTAATCAGGAATCAATCATAATTGATGATAGTGAATGGACTTGGAATGATTTTAAATCAATTGCTGAGAAAGTGACTCAAAAAAGTGACAGTAATGGAAGTCGAGCAGCGCTACCTTCTGTAAGCTCTATGGAACTGTTGAATCTATTTACCGGAGACAGCTACAGCAATTACATTGATGTTGATAGGAAGAATGCCAACTTCACTTCACCAAACTTTGTTGACTTGTTGAATACTATCAAGGCCTTTGATGACGGAAGTCTTACCGATAGCAGCGTTAAAAACCATATGATTTCGATCCTAGAAGCAGCAGGCAGGGAGTCCATCGTCTTTTATCCTTATAGTATTAGCGGTTATAATATGTATGGATTTATGAAAGCTGCATTTAAAGAACAATTAAGTCTTTATAATATGCCCTCTGGAGGTGGTCCTAGTGGAGGAACATTTTCATCTAATTCAATGTATGCAATCAACAGAAATTCCGAATATGTATCGGAAAGCTGGGAATTCTTAAAAACGCTTTTATCTGATGAGATCCAATCCCAGGAGATGCAAGGAGGGGCAATGCAGGGAGGAGCAGGACAATCGCAACAGGCAATGGGAGGCTTTTCGGTCAACAAAGCTGCACAGCAACAGAAAGCCCAACAGGCTGTAGCGTTGTCTCAAAGTGGAAATGCAAAAATGATGCTAAGAAGCGGAGACAGTAGTATTACAGTAAGCCAAGCGTTGATGTCCCAAACGGATATCGATTATATAAATGAATTTATTTCGGGATTAAGAACATATGCCAATGTAGATACAAACATTAGTCGTATTGTACAGGATGAGACGAGATCATTTTTCTCTGGAGACAAATCTGTAGAAGAGACAACAAGACTGATGCAGGACAGGGTAAATACCTATCTTGGAGAGTAA